The following proteins come from a genomic window of Synergistaceae bacterium:
- a CDS encoding Ig-like domain-containing protein, with translation MKKFLLACLLVAALSDSAHAATAVGTAADLIEAVTGSGPTWLTPQPAIEITAPITLTAPLTVADPIVFTVSGTGSLNATSGGGLNITGSGTVAFNGVPFHGSTGATIVTVGSSAGTVTFGTGTSFQNNTGASGAAGAVRIDGGKVTFTGTSFTNNTLATGDGGAVNVNGGEATFNNVTLTNNSATAGNGGAVHVAAGAKATFTGTLSATNNSAGASGGAINSAADITLPGGTFRDNTAGASGSGGAVNVVGNLTVTGTPTFTDNSAGTSGGAVSATGTLTLAGGSFNTNSVSNGSGGAINASSVTASSGVTFADNTASVNGGAIKAGSVTLSTGTFTTNKATGGNGGAIDASSVTATGSVTFTGNEAGTTSGAGGAINSTGPVSLAAGSFQDNKASGGAGGAINAGSTVTITGAASFVSNLAGAGSGGAINAPSATVTLAGGTFTTNRATGAASDGGAINGKIVNLTAAGTFSQNTAGQNGGAITANDSASLSGSAFSSNTAGQNGGAVYVAGTVTLANGASFVDNKAQLGDGGGIWTGAGIELPQGAGVTFTGNSADGTTAAGGDGGAVYSGKKIRFYGAVFKNNRALAGSGGATKSGEDSTFVDCIFGGTAPTDINTAELSGGAVASDGGVIADNCNFIGNTAKEFGGAVYFQSGTNNRFDKSYFEKNQAGKDGGAVHMGANNTSVAFRRSLFTGNSSLDGTSSGGGGGAVFVLGPATFDSCTFTLNTATAAANSTVDIKGGAVYAVGNVTFAFTNCTFTRNEARSSQRNSLGGAIYVSGETSMLYCTVTNQNSATFSGANSNGLGGGIYIAGGTFSITASAVAGNAASFGADIFRVGGVTINTGGYNRLGEYGIISQSQPTNYPWASDSNVRGNNKTQDQTGVSQSSMFGNGALAANPPTSNPNDIIIGAAGATHDLLTVALVTGTADNPAQDQIPNREGNLFSSRVDQRNLDRPQPNPNGLFDVGAYEAEQAGGGGPTPDPDQYYVEYVKMSGIPNTMVKIGQTCSLTATVYPTRATQGVTWSSSDPTVARIDQFGNLVSLRRGTTTIAVTSVGIMADGKLATDSVVLVVTDEMSYTNVHPDVWIRLGTFNNSLQPYNEQVYFVDANPATVNAASFQTTFKAAYGVESTQVTELQNVSVITFDSKSTYTGSNWVSTKPSIGVSLAALSSSGGSVLPLEYTWNLDWDEVSGILGKTVTTVDNATELFQRLKLVFESVNGATTPVVDADGEYGIAASKAVSSGALTMTNGNNGLTLKLKVLPGDVAGNGKAALIDNTLVVADGVMDGTISGSMWLLKRTGSSVNGGGGSSGGGCSAGWGAVLLLPAVLFALRRRYR, from the coding sequence ATGAAAAAATTTCTTTTGGCGTGCCTGCTGGTCGCGGCGCTTAGTGACAGTGCTCACGCGGCGACGGCGGTTGGAACTGCGGCGGATCTTATTGAAGCCGTTACGGGAAGCGGTCCCACCTGGCTTACGCCTCAGCCGGCCATTGAAATTACCGCACCCATTACGCTTACGGCTCCCTTGACTGTTGCCGACCCGATTGTTTTTACCGTCAGCGGAACGGGATCTCTGAATGCGACGAGCGGAGGTGGGCTCAACATTACGGGCTCCGGAACCGTGGCGTTCAATGGAGTTCCCTTTCATGGCAGCACGGGCGCGACAATCGTGACTGTCGGGAGCAGTGCGGGGACGGTCACTTTTGGAACCGGCACGAGCTTTCAAAATAACACGGGCGCCTCCGGAGCAGCAGGAGCTGTAAGGATTGACGGCGGAAAAGTAACCTTCACCGGAACCTCTTTCACCAATAACACGCTGGCGACAGGCGATGGAGGGGCCGTCAACGTCAACGGAGGGGAGGCCACTTTCAACAACGTCACTCTGACCAACAACTCCGCCACGGCAGGCAACGGCGGCGCTGTCCATGTGGCGGCCGGCGCAAAGGCGACCTTTACCGGAACACTGAGCGCCACGAACAACAGTGCGGGCGCATCGGGAGGCGCGATCAATTCCGCGGCGGATATTACTCTTCCAGGGGGAACCTTCAGAGACAACACTGCCGGCGCTTCAGGTTCAGGAGGGGCGGTCAACGTCGTCGGGAATCTCACCGTTACGGGAACCCCCACGTTTACGGACAACAGTGCCGGGACTTCGGGAGGGGCCGTCAGCGCCACGGGGACGCTGACCCTGGCCGGAGGTTCGTTCAACACGAACAGCGTCAGCAACGGCAGCGGCGGAGCCATCAACGCCAGTTCTGTCACCGCGTCGAGCGGCGTCACCTTTGCGGATAACACGGCTTCTGTCAATGGCGGAGCGATTAAAGCGGGTTCTGTCACTCTTTCGACAGGGACGTTCACCACGAACAAGGCGACGGGAGGCAACGGCGGAGCTATCGACGCGTCTTCCGTCACCGCCACGGGCTCTGTGACTTTCACTGGAAATGAGGCGGGGACAACATCGGGCGCGGGCGGAGCGATTAATTCGACCGGGCCCGTTTCTCTTGCCGCGGGAAGTTTTCAGGACAACAAAGCGAGCGGGGGAGCTGGCGGGGCCATCAACGCGGGAAGTACCGTCACCATCACGGGAGCCGCCTCCTTCGTAAGCAACCTGGCGGGAGCCGGTTCGGGCGGGGCCATCAACGCGCCTTCAGCGACGGTGACTCTTGCGGGAGGAACTTTTACCACGAATAGGGCGACGGGCGCGGCGAGCGACGGCGGAGCCATCAACGGCAAGATTGTCAACCTGACGGCCGCCGGAACATTCAGTCAAAATACCGCCGGACAGAACGGCGGAGCGATTACGGCCAATGACAGCGCCTCCCTGTCCGGCAGCGCCTTCTCGTCGAATACGGCGGGGCAAAACGGCGGCGCGGTGTATGTCGCGGGAACCGTAACCCTTGCCAACGGCGCGAGTTTTGTGGACAACAAAGCGCAACTGGGAGACGGAGGCGGGATCTGGACCGGAGCCGGCATCGAACTGCCCCAGGGCGCCGGAGTGACCTTCACGGGCAACAGCGCCGATGGAACAACTGCGGCGGGCGGCGACGGCGGCGCTGTTTATTCCGGGAAGAAGATTCGATTTTATGGAGCGGTGTTCAAAAACAATCGCGCCCTTGCCGGCAGTGGAGGCGCGACCAAGAGCGGTGAGGACAGTACGTTTGTCGATTGTATTTTCGGCGGAACCGCCCCGACGGATATAAACACCGCGGAACTGTCCGGAGGGGCGGTGGCCAGCGATGGAGGCGTCATCGCGGATAACTGCAATTTCATCGGCAACACGGCAAAAGAGTTCGGCGGAGCCGTTTATTTCCAGTCCGGCACGAACAATCGTTTTGACAAATCCTATTTCGAAAAGAACCAGGCCGGTAAGGACGGAGGCGCCGTTCATATGGGCGCGAACAATACTTCCGTGGCCTTCAGGCGATCCCTGTTTACCGGAAATTCATCCCTTGACGGCACTTCGAGCGGCGGCGGAGGCGGCGCTGTTTTCGTCCTCGGCCCAGCCACCTTCGACAGTTGCACCTTCACTCTGAATACCGCCACGGCTGCCGCGAACTCCACCGTTGACATCAAGGGCGGCGCGGTTTACGCGGTGGGCAATGTGACCTTCGCCTTCACCAACTGCACCTTCACCCGGAACGAGGCCCGAAGCTCCCAGAGAAACAGCCTGGGCGGCGCGATTTACGTTTCAGGCGAGACCAGTATGCTGTACTGTACCGTGACCAATCAGAACTCCGCCACCTTCAGCGGCGCCAACAGCAACGGCCTGGGCGGCGGCATCTACATCGCGGGGGGGACATTTTCCATTACCGCCAGCGCCGTGGCGGGCAACGCGGCCAGTTTCGGAGCTGACATCTTCCGGGTGGGCGGCGTCACCATCAACACCGGCGGATACAACCGCCTGGGAGAGTACGGTATTATCTCTCAATCCCAGCCCACCAATTATCCCTGGGCATCCGACAGCAACGTTCGGGGGAACAATAAGACGCAGGACCAGACGGGCGTGTCGCAGAGCTCCATGTTCGGCAACGGCGCTCTTGCGGCCAACCCCCCAACATCGAACCCCAACGACATCATCATTGGAGCCGCGGGAGCCACTCACGATCTGCTGACCGTCGCGCTGGTGACGGGAACGGCGGACAACCCCGCGCAGGACCAGATTCCCAATCGGGAGGGAAACCTTTTCAGCTCCCGGGTGGACCAGCGCAACCTGGATCGTCCTCAGCCCAACCCCAACGGCCTTTTCGACGTGGGAGCCTATGAGGCGGAGCAGGCCGGCGGAGGCGGGCCCACCCCCGATCCCGACCAGTATTATGTCGAGTATGTCAAAATGAGCGGCATCCCCAACACGATGGTGAAAATCGGCCAGACCTGCAGCCTGACCGCGACGGTCTACCCCACCCGGGCCACACAGGGAGTCACCTGGTCCAGCAGCGACCCGACCGTGGCCCGCATTGACCAGTTTGGCAACCTCGTTTCCCTGAGACGGGGGACGACGACGATTGCCGTCACCTCGGTGGGCATCATGGCGGACGGCAAATTGGCCACGGATTCCGTCGTTCTGGTGGTGACGGACGAAATGTCCTACACCAACGTTCACCCTGATGTCTGGATCCGGCTGGGAACTTTCAACAACAGTCTCCAGCCGTACAACGAACAGGTTTACTTCGTGGACGCCAATCCGGCGACCGTGAACGCAGCCTCGTTCCAGACCACTTTTAAAGCCGCTTACGGCGTGGAATCGACGCAGGTCACGGAGCTCCAGAACGTGAGCGTGATCACCTTCGACTCGAAGTCCACCTACACGGGAAGCAACTGGGTTTCCACGAAGCCCTCCATCGGCGTTTCTCTGGCCGCTCTGTCCTCTTCCGGCGGGTCTGTTCTGCCGCTGGAGTATACGTGGAACCTGGACTGGGACGAGGTCAGCGGCATCCTTGGCAAAACGGTGACCACGGTCGACAACGCGACGGAGCTTTTCCAGAGGCTGAAACTGGTTTTCGAGAGCGTGAACGGAGCGACGACCCCTGTGGTGGACGCGGACGGAGAGTATGGTATTGCCGCGTCGAAGGCCGTTTCCAGCGGAGCTCTGACGATGACCAACGGCAACAACGGCCTGACCCTGAAGCTGAAGGTTCTGCCGGGTGATGTGGCAGGTAACGGTAAAGCCGCCCTGATCGACAACACGCTGGTTGTGGCGGATGGCGTGATGGATGGGACGATCAGCGGATCCATGTGGCTTCTGAAGCGAACCGGAAGCTCCGTCAATGGCGGCGGCGGCTCTTCGGGCGGCGGCTGCAGCGCCGGATGGGGCGCGGTATTGCTGCTGCCGGCGGTTCTTTTCGCCCTCAGAAGGAGGTATCGGTAA